CCAGGCGGTGGGTGTCATGCCGAGCAGCTGGCCGGCCTGCTCGTAGAAGCGGCTGCTGGCGTTGTAGCCGGCCTCGTAGATGGCCGCGGTCACGCTCTCGCTGGCGGCCAGCTGCTCGCGCAGCCGGCGCGCCCGCTGCGCCTGTGCCCAGGCATGCGGCGTCAGCCCGGTGTGGCGCTTGAAGAGGCGGTGCAGGTGGTGCGGGCTCAGGCCGGCCTGGCGGGCCAGTTCGTCGAGCCGGGGTGGCTGTTCGGCCGCTTCGATGTAGCGGCACAGGCGGGCCACGGTAGCGGCCAGCTCGTCGGCGCGGGCCGGCGCATTCGGCCGGCACCGCTTGCAGGCGCGGAAGCCGGCCGCCTCGGCGTCGGCGGCGGTGGCGTGGAAGGCCACGTTTTCCGGCCGTGCGGCGCGCGCCGCACAGGACGGCCGGCAGTACACGCCGGTCGTCTTCACCGAGTAGACGAACCGGCCGTCGGCGCGCGCATCGCGTGCCTGCACGTCCGCCCAGCGCGGGTCGGCCACGGTGGCGGCGGCGCGCATCTCGCTTCGGGTGCTCATGTTCACGGGTGTCCTTTCGTGCTTGGAGTGCAGCATGGCCCCAATCTATCCACGCCAGGCAAAGGCGGCACTCCGGCGCTTGCTTTCGAATTCGGGTGCGGCCGTGCGGCACAGCGCTTGCTGAATGCCTCACACATGAAGATTGCCAGCTTCAACGTCAACGGCATCAAGGGCCGGCTGGCGCGCCTGCTCGAATGGCTGGAGGAGGCGGCGCCGGACGTGGCCTGCCTGCAGGAGCTGAAGACGGCCGATGCCGGTTTTCCGGCCGAGGCGCTGCGCCAGGCCGGCTACCACGCGGTGTGGCGCGGCCAGCGTGGCTACAACGGCGTGGCCATCCTGGCCCGCGGCGAGCCACCGGTGCTGACCCGGCGCGCATTGCCCGGCGACGACAGCGACACCGAGGCCCGCTATGTCGAGGCGGCCGTGGACGGCGTGCTGGTGGCCTCGCTCTACCTGCCCAACGGCAACCCCTGCCCGGGGCCGAAGTTCGAGCGCAAGCTGGCCTGGTTCGAGCGCCTCATCGCCCATGCGGGCGAGCTGCGCGCAGCCGGCGTGCCGGTGGTGCTGGCGGGCGACTTCAACGTGGTGCCGACCGATGCCGACATCTACGCCACCCGGTCCTGGCAGGACGACGCCCTGCTGCAGCCCGAGCCGCGCGCCGCGTTCGCCCGCCTGCTGGCGCAGGGCTGGACCGATGCGATCCGCACGCTGTATCCCGGCGAGGCGGTCTACACCTTCTGGGACTACCTGCGCCAGCGCTGGCAGCGCGACGCCGGCCTGCGCATCGACCACCTGCTGCTGAGCCCGGAGCTGGCGCCGCAGCTGGTCGACGGCGGGGTCGACAAGGCAGTGCGGGGGCGCGAGGGAGCGAGCGACCACGCGCCGGTGTGGATCCGCCTCGACCAGGCGCGCCGCGGCCGGCGGCGCGGCTGAGGCGCCGGTGGCCCCCCGTGCTGCTCAGAGCTTCAAAGGACCCCGAACATGCACCTCGAAGGATCTTGTCATTGCGGCGCGGTGCGCTTCAGCGTGGAAGCGCACAGCCCCGTGCCCTACCTGCATTGCCACTGCTCGATCTGCCGCAAGACGGCCGGCGGGGGTGGCTATGCCATCAACCTGGGCGCCGACGCCGCCACGCTGAAGGTGCGCGGGCGACGGCATGTGGCGGTCTATCACGCGCTGCTGCGGGAGCCGGGGCAGCGCGCCAAGCGGTCGCCGGCCGGGCGGCACTTCTGCGCCCAGTGCGGCAGTGCGCTGTGGCTCTCCGATCCGCGCTGGCCCGAGCTGGTGCACCCGCATGCCTCGGCCATCGACACGCCGCTGCCACAGCCGCCGGAGGTGGTGGAGGCGGGGCTGGCCTTTGCCGCACCCTGGGTGCAGGTGCCGGCGGGGCGCCGCCACCGCCAGTGCCAGCAGTGGCCGCAGGAGTCGCTGGAAGACTGGCATCGGCGCCATGGGCTCTACGATGAGTAGCGCCGATGTTGCGCGCCATCGAGGTCGCAGGCGTCGAGCGCGGGCGAGAGTGACCGCTTCAGGTGAGGCGGTGTGCATCGCCCACTTCAGGTGCGCCCTTTCCATCGGCGCGGCGCGGCCGTCGATGGGAATGACCGCTGCGGGACGGTTGCCGTCCGTCGTCGCCACGATTCGCGAT
This genomic stretch from Eleftheria terrae harbors:
- the ada gene encoding bifunctional DNA-binding transcriptional regulator/O6-methylguanine-DNA methyltransferase Ada, which codes for MRAAATVADPRWADVQARDARADGRFVYSVKTTGVYCRPSCAARAARPENVAFHATAADAEAAGFRACKRCRPNAPARADELAATVARLCRYIEAAEQPPRLDELARQAGLSPHHLHRLFKRHTGLTPHAWAQAQRARRLREQLAASESVTAAIYEAGYNASSRFYEQAGQLLGMTPTAWRAGGAEVDIRFAVGQCSLGAILVAQSGRGVCAILLGDDPDALVRDLQDRFPRAHLIGGDADFEQLVARVVGFVEAPAQGLDLPLDMRGTAFQQRVWQALREIPPGRTASYAEVAARIGAPRSVRAVAQACGANALAVAIPCHRVVRHDGALSGYRWGVERKRALLDREAEA
- the xth gene encoding exodeoxyribonuclease III codes for the protein MKIASFNVNGIKGRLARLLEWLEEAAPDVACLQELKTADAGFPAEALRQAGYHAVWRGQRGYNGVAILARGEPPVLTRRALPGDDSDTEARYVEAAVDGVLVASLYLPNGNPCPGPKFERKLAWFERLIAHAGELRAAGVPVVLAGDFNVVPTDADIYATRSWQDDALLQPEPRAAFARLLAQGWTDAIRTLYPGEAVYTFWDYLRQRWQRDAGLRIDHLLLSPELAPQLVDGGVDKAVRGREGASDHAPVWIRLDQARRGRRRG
- a CDS encoding GFA family protein, producing MHLEGSCHCGAVRFSVEAHSPVPYLHCHCSICRKTAGGGGYAINLGADAATLKVRGRRHVAVYHALLREPGQRAKRSPAGRHFCAQCGSALWLSDPRWPELVHPHASAIDTPLPQPPEVVEAGLAFAAPWVQVPAGRRHRQCQQWPQESLEDWHRRHGLYDE